In Stieleria varia, one genomic interval encodes:
- a CDS encoding protein kinase domain-containing protein: MISPDDPIEPPDRTDDEFDFTALDELDAIAAYIGHDKPKPNSHTDELDELIQRVKDIAHEAQFPVAADLHQPVSPPLLINEYELLGKLGCGGMGTVFKARHCRLDRFVALKILSSHRFHRADSVNRFRNEVRAAGRLNHPNIVAALDAGEYDGFCYLAMELVEGADLSAIVRHHGPLPQSDACEIIRQAATGLSESYAQDIVHRDIKPSNLMLTRDRTGEPIIKILDMGLALMIDAVAEGEQLTATGQLMGTVDFMAPEQCDDSHGVDIRADIYALGATLHCLLTGVPPHNHPSQDSMVKRLLTITSKPAPLVSELRTDLSDDLVELVAQLLSNDPDNRPATPGEVIRRIQPLCNGHQLQALLAALPDVELEPLEKADRALTHWASETINSQPSHQFLTSSGSSKEISHNTEPVETSAGSATIGQPERSTRRSWKSVAISLFVLGVSLTAAGWWQNINTPEREPASPSPGSHRASTEESTAGSSLDSTASPKLTPQPRSAFDAPAGLVAYWPLDDSHENAFRDRSGNGLDGVPTVPSSELSGSSAPMIGTRLSAQLRSPAPLALIPHHASFDTEELTVSFWLKTPRAKLTENIKLIQKRSESAGFAISLLSTDSSQAGRVIVNLFSDDQHIPAIRSRRMIADGSWHHLAFTLSPSQSSIFVDGVIDTTADTPHAILSNSDQMIVGSINGTTTKGMIDEICIFSRAMGVEEIRGLSQWRTSPLPLLAPQSAAQTRKIQTAWSHHCNLPQEYVNSLGMKLRLIPPGEFGMGSTQDEIDELASWDKRETKRDDYQAEAPLHRVRISQPFYLGTMEVTRGQYQAVTGKRPSHHANNDPSSNNFDPESMPIESVSWFDAAAFCNALSQAEGLSPSYEIREEVVWPIPNSTGYRLPTEAQWEYCCRAGTETPWSHPVDEFEQFDWSISATKRPQPTGSLKPNPFGLYDMHGNVFEWCQDWYAADYYAELDANVTLDPQGPPTGTRRVYRGGSYWQRRTISRSACRGNHFPAFTHKEHGMRVLLPVSAQIAPLVDHQ; this comes from the coding sequence GTGATTTCACCGGACGATCCTATCGAACCGCCAGACCGCACGGACGATGAATTCGATTTCACCGCGTTGGACGAACTTGATGCGATCGCTGCATACATAGGACACGATAAACCGAAACCGAATTCCCACACGGATGAGTTGGACGAGTTGATTCAGCGTGTCAAAGACATCGCTCACGAAGCACAGTTTCCGGTCGCAGCGGATTTGCATCAGCCAGTGTCGCCACCATTGTTGATCAATGAATACGAGCTATTGGGGAAACTTGGCTGCGGAGGGATGGGGACGGTATTCAAAGCACGACACTGCCGCCTAGATCGGTTCGTCGCGCTGAAAATCCTGTCATCACATCGCTTTCATCGTGCGGATTCCGTGAATCGTTTTCGGAATGAAGTGCGTGCAGCCGGCAGGCTCAACCATCCGAACATTGTCGCCGCACTCGACGCGGGCGAATACGACGGCTTTTGTTACTTGGCGATGGAGTTGGTGGAGGGAGCTGATCTGTCGGCCATCGTAAGACATCACGGACCACTGCCTCAGAGCGATGCGTGTGAGATCATACGCCAAGCCGCCACTGGTTTAAGTGAATCGTATGCTCAAGACATCGTGCACCGTGACATCAAGCCATCCAATCTGATGCTGACACGTGACCGAACCGGCGAGCCGATCATCAAGATCCTGGACATGGGACTAGCTCTGATGATCGATGCGGTTGCGGAAGGAGAACAACTGACGGCGACCGGACAATTGATGGGAACCGTGGACTTCATGGCCCCTGAACAGTGCGATGACAGCCACGGGGTCGACATTCGAGCAGACATCTACGCGCTCGGAGCCACATTGCACTGTCTGCTGACAGGCGTGCCTCCACACAATCATCCATCACAGGATTCGATGGTTAAGCGATTGCTTACCATCACCAGCAAACCCGCACCATTGGTCAGTGAGTTGCGAACGGATCTATCGGATGACTTGGTCGAACTCGTTGCCCAACTGCTGAGCAATGATCCGGACAATCGTCCTGCGACTCCCGGCGAAGTGATCCGCAGGATTCAGCCGCTGTGCAACGGACACCAGTTGCAGGCACTCCTTGCCGCTTTGCCCGACGTCGAACTGGAACCGCTGGAGAAAGCTGATCGGGCGCTGACGCACTGGGCCAGTGAGACGATCAACTCTCAACCCTCTCACCAATTTCTAACTTCGTCAGGTTCATCAAAAGAAATTTCACACAATACGGAGCCTGTAGAAACATCGGCCGGTTCGGCGACGATAGGCCAGCCAGAACGCAGCACTCGCCGGAGTTGGAAATCGGTCGCCATTTCACTCTTCGTACTCGGCGTGTCGCTGACGGCCGCGGGTTGGTGGCAAAACATCAACACACCTGAACGAGAGCCTGCCAGCCCATCGCCAGGATCGCACCGTGCGTCCACTGAAGAGAGCACAGCAGGCAGTTCACTTGACAGCACCGCATCGCCAAAGCTAACCCCACAGCCGCGTTCGGCGTTTGACGCACCGGCGGGCTTGGTGGCCTACTGGCCGCTGGATGACTCCCACGAAAACGCGTTCCGGGATCGTTCCGGAAATGGGCTTGATGGCGTCCCTACCGTCCCCTCAAGCGAATTGAGCGGCAGTTCAGCGCCAATGATTGGCACCCGACTGTCTGCCCAGCTTCGATCGCCAGCACCTCTGGCCCTGATTCCGCATCACGCTTCCTTTGATACCGAAGAACTCACCGTCTCCTTTTGGCTCAAGACCCCAAGGGCCAAACTGACCGAAAACATCAAGTTGATTCAAAAGCGAAGTGAGTCAGCGGGATTTGCCATTTCGCTGTTGTCAACGGATTCATCTCAAGCAGGCAGAGTGATCGTCAATCTGTTCAGCGATGATCAGCATATCCCTGCGATTCGCTCCCGCCGCATGATTGCCGACGGCTCGTGGCACCACCTCGCCTTCACATTATCCCCATCCCAATCAAGCATTTTTGTGGATGGCGTGATCGACACGACGGCGGACACCCCGCACGCCATTCTTAGCAATTCGGATCAAATGATTGTCGGCTCCATCAACGGCACCACGACGAAAGGCATGATCGATGAGATCTGCATTTTTTCTCGTGCGATGGGAGTCGAAGAAATCCGCGGATTGAGCCAGTGGCGAACCTCACCCCTGCCGCTGCTGGCCCCTCAATCAGCAGCACAAACCCGCAAGATCCAGACCGCATGGAGCCATCACTGCAACCTGCCGCAGGAATACGTCAATTCCCTGGGGATGAAACTACGTCTTATTCCACCCGGTGAATTTGGAATGGGATCAACACAAGACGAGATCGATGAACTGGCGTCGTGGGACAAACGTGAAACGAAACGAGACGATTACCAAGCCGAAGCGCCACTGCATCGCGTACGGATCAGTCAGCCATTCTATCTCGGCACCATGGAAGTCACTCGAGGTCAGTATCAAGCGGTCACCGGCAAGCGTCCTTCGCACCACGCCAACAACGATCCGTCATCAAACAATTTCGATCCCGAATCGATGCCAATCGAAAGTGTCAGCTGGTTCGACGCAGCCGCTTTCTGCAATGCACTCAGCCAAGCGGAAGGGCTCTCGCCGAGCTACGAAATCCGTGAAGAGGTGGTCTGGCCGATACCGAATAGCACCGGGTATCGACTGCCCACCGAAGCACAGTGGGAGTACTGCTGTCGCGCGGGAACAGAAACGCCCTGGTCGCACCCGGTCGATGAATTCGAGCAATTCGATTGGTCGATCTCTGCCACCAAACGCCCCCAACCCACTGGAAGCTTGAAACCCAATCCGTTCGGATTGTACGACATGCACGGCAACGTGTTTGAGTGGTGCCAAGACTGGTACGCCGCTGACTATTACGCCGAACTTGATGCGAACGTCACACTGGACCCGCAAGGACCGCCGACGGGCACACGCCGTGTTTATCGAGGCGGCAGTTACTGGCAACGTCGGACCATTTCCCGCAGCGCCTGTCGAGGAAATCACTTCCCAGCATTCACCCACAAAGAACACGGCATGCGAGTGCTGTTGCCGGTTTCCGCTCAAATCGCGCCCCTTGTCGATCATCAATAA
- a CDS encoding 2-isopropylmalate synthase yields MPETAPVPNDSVTETPPQPTRQIRIFDTTLRDGEQSPGASMNLAEKLEVAQSLADLGVDIIEAGFPIASPGDFEAVQQIARTIKGSTICGLARCNDKDIDAAGKAVGPAESSRIHVFLATSAIHREFKLRMTTDEIVRRAVAGVQRAVSLCDDVEFSPEDACRTEHDFLCRVVEAAIDAGATTINVPDTVGYVTPEEVFKIFDMLRNRVPNIDKAVLSTHCHDDLGMAVANSLAAVAAGAGQIECTINGIGERAGNAALEEVVMAMKTRSDFYHCQTRIDTKRLVPISRLVSSTTGINVQRNKAIVGRNAFAHESGIHQDGMLKERSTYEIMSPEDVGVAKTDLVLGKHSGRAALADRAQSLGYHLDAEQLQTVFDQFKILADKKKEIYDGDIIALIRQEIRADTEQGWKLIDYVVTSGKNITPEVQMTLRKGDNEQSVKVAQGDGPIDAAFWAVEKITGVEVVCKDFRVHSATLGRDAIGEVNLEVEHKGQLYRGVGLSTDSVESTILAMLNAINQIENRS; encoded by the coding sequence ATGCCGGAAACCGCCCCCGTCCCCAACGATTCCGTGACCGAAACACCTCCCCAGCCGACGCGACAAATCCGCATTTTTGACACCACGCTGCGCGACGGCGAACAATCGCCCGGTGCCAGCATGAACTTGGCCGAAAAGCTGGAGGTCGCACAGAGTCTCGCGGACTTGGGTGTGGACATCATCGAAGCCGGTTTCCCGATCGCTTCTCCGGGTGACTTTGAAGCCGTCCAGCAGATCGCTCGCACCATCAAAGGCTCAACCATCTGTGGATTGGCCCGCTGCAACGACAAAGACATCGACGCGGCTGGTAAAGCCGTCGGGCCCGCAGAAAGCTCCCGCATCCACGTGTTCTTGGCCACCAGCGCCATCCATCGCGAGTTCAAACTCCGAATGACAACCGACGAAATCGTGCGGCGTGCCGTTGCCGGTGTTCAACGCGCGGTCTCCTTATGCGACGACGTCGAGTTTTCACCGGAAGACGCTTGTCGCACCGAACATGATTTTCTCTGCCGAGTCGTCGAAGCCGCGATCGATGCGGGGGCGACCACGATCAACGTCCCCGATACCGTGGGCTACGTCACGCCGGAGGAAGTTTTCAAGATCTTTGACATGCTCCGCAATCGCGTGCCCAATATCGACAAAGCCGTCTTGAGCACACACTGCCACGACGACTTGGGCATGGCCGTCGCCAACAGCTTGGCCGCTGTTGCCGCCGGGGCAGGGCAGATCGAATGCACGATCAACGGAATCGGCGAACGCGCGGGCAACGCGGCGTTGGAGGAAGTCGTGATGGCGATGAAAACTCGCAGCGACTTTTATCACTGCCAAACTCGCATCGATACCAAACGCTTGGTACCGATCAGCCGTTTGGTCAGTTCCACCACCGGCATCAATGTGCAACGCAATAAAGCCATCGTCGGCCGCAACGCGTTTGCGCACGAGTCCGGGATCCACCAAGACGGCATGCTGAAAGAACGCAGCACGTACGAGATCATGTCGCCAGAGGACGTCGGCGTTGCCAAGACCGATTTGGTGCTGGGAAAACACAGCGGACGCGCCGCCTTGGCCGACCGCGCCCAGTCGCTCGGCTACCACTTGGACGCCGAACAACTGCAAACCGTCTTTGACCAGTTCAAGATCTTGGCGGATAAGAAAAAAGAGATCTACGACGGCGACATCATCGCATTGATCCGCCAAGAAATCCGCGCCGACACCGAACAGGGTTGGAAGCTGATCGATTACGTGGTCACCAGTGGCAAAAACATCACTCCCGAAGTCCAAATGACGCTCCGCAAAGGAGACAATGAACAGTCCGTGAAAGTGGCCCAGGGCGATGGCCCCATCGACGCCGCATTTTGGGCCGTCGAAAAAATCACGGGCGTCGAAGTCGTCTGTAAAGATTTCCGAGTACATAGCGCCACGCTGGGACGCGACGCGATCGGCGAAGTCAATTTGGAAGTCGAGCACAAAGGCCAGCTGTATCGCGGAGTCGGCCTCAGCACGGATAGTGTCGAAAGCACCATCCTGGCCATGTTGAACGCGATCAACCAAATCGAGAATCGTTCGTAG
- a CDS encoding DUF2007 domain-containing protein, with amino-acid sequence MTQPTDSLDNSKLVTVAERADEMSATILVSVLADEGIRAIATGGFTSGFRAEAPGMVQVKTFEADAALAREIIAEIKMLPSDEMADET; translated from the coding sequence ATGACTCAGCCCACCGATTCTCTCGACAACTCCAAATTGGTAACCGTCGCCGAACGTGCCGACGAAATGAGCGCGACCATTCTGGTGTCGGTACTGGCCGACGAAGGCATTCGGGCGATCGCGACGGGAGGATTCACCTCTGGTTTTCGAGCCGAGGCACCAGGGATGGTGCAGGTCAAAACGTTTGAAGCCGATGCCGCTCTCGCCAGAGAGATCATCGCCGAAATCAAGATGCTGCCATCTGATGAAATGGCGGATGAAACGTGA
- a CDS encoding exo-alpha-sialidase, which produces MNLSYHFAFKLALACMTALSSPSVLSAVEPTTAESPDQPTSQPRLISVKRIWDKAPHNAFTDLLHHKGKWYCVFREGSRHVSPDGSIRVLVSDDGDNWTSLALVTDPTEDLRDAKICVTPNGELMLNGAGMQADQPVRYHSMVWFSKDDGKTWSKGERIGDPGFWLWRATWHEGHCYTMGYDTDRDRQKRTTRFYRSDDGRDYVSWIDEVNIDKGVGEDTILFLPDQSALCLFRHESGSQMAFLGKSTPPYQQWTWTEMNRRIGGPNMLRLPDSRILAAVRLYDGRQRTSLCWVDPDSATLEECLTLPSGGDTSYAGMVWKDDLLWISYYSSHEEKTCIYLAKVAFDG; this is translated from the coding sequence ATGAACCTCAGCTACCACTTCGCGTTCAAACTTGCTCTTGCCTGCATGACCGCCCTGTCGTCGCCTTCAGTGCTGTCGGCAGTGGAACCGACAACGGCAGAATCGCCTGACCAACCGACAAGTCAACCGCGTTTGATTTCCGTCAAACGCATCTGGGACAAAGCTCCTCACAACGCGTTCACGGACCTGCTGCATCACAAAGGAAAGTGGTACTGCGTGTTCCGCGAAGGCAGCCGACACGTTTCACCCGACGGCTCCATTCGTGTACTCGTCTCTGATGACGGTGACAACTGGACTTCGCTCGCCTTGGTCACGGATCCGACAGAGGACCTGCGAGACGCTAAGATATGCGTGACGCCAAACGGAGAACTGATGCTCAATGGCGCAGGAATGCAGGCTGATCAGCCGGTGCGATACCATTCCATGGTGTGGTTCTCCAAAGACGATGGCAAGACATGGAGCAAAGGTGAACGTATCGGCGACCCGGGATTCTGGCTGTGGCGTGCAACTTGGCACGAGGGTCATTGCTACACCATGGGCTACGACACCGATCGGGACCGCCAGAAACGAACGACGCGCTTCTACCGCAGTGACGACGGGCGTGACTATGTTTCATGGATCGATGAAGTGAACATCGACAAGGGTGTCGGCGAAGACACCATCCTATTCCTCCCCGATCAATCCGCGTTATGCTTGTTTCGACATGAATCAGGCAGCCAAATGGCGTTCCTCGGCAAGTCAACGCCACCCTACCAACAGTGGACTTGGACGGAGATGAATCGGCGAATCGGTGGCCCGAACATGCTCAGGCTACCAGACAGCCGAATCCTCGCCGCGGTTCGACTTTATGATGGCCGCCAGCGAACCTCACTTTGCTGGGTCGACCCCGATTCCGCAACGCTAGAGGAATGCTTGACGCTGCCCTCCGGTGGCGACACAAGCTATGCGGGCATGGTCTGGAAAGACGATTTGCTGTGGATCAGCTACTACTCGTCACACGAAGAAAAAACGTGCATCTATCTGGCCAAGGTCGCGTTTGACGGATGA